In one window of Hymenobacter nivis DNA:
- a CDS encoding TIGR03643 family protein: protein METPILTAEDTNRVIEMAWEDRTPFEAILAQFGLSEKAVIDLMRRELKAASWRRWRARVQGRPTKHRAKSAVDDARFKSQAQRSITFNKIAKRP from the coding sequence ATGGAAACCCCCATCCTCACCGCCGAAGATACCAACCGCGTAATCGAAATGGCCTGGGAAGACCGCACGCCGTTCGAAGCCATCCTGGCGCAGTTCGGCCTCTCCGAAAAAGCCGTCATCGACCTCATGCGCCGCGAGCTGAAAGCCGCCTCCTGGCGCCGCTGGCGGGCCCGCGTGCAGGGCCGCCCCACCAAGCACCGCGCCAAGAGCGCCGTCGACGATGCCCGCTTCAAGTCGCAGGCCCAGCGCAGCATCACGTTCAACAAAATCGCCAAGCGCCCCTGA
- a CDS encoding glycosyltransferase family 2 protein — MPTTLPMAPATPPPFDADELISIVVPLYNEAQSVGLLASQIVEVMEAHGFRYELILVNDGSADQTWGHISALAAANPCIIGLDMAGNYGQTLGLRAGFEQAQGSIVVAMDGDLQHDPAYLPEFVRLIRAGYDMVGGAKSKRPEGFFKTLISNGAHNIISRLSGVKLEYFGATYKAYRRYLLTNVEMLGDAHRFLGALVARKGVRYIEFPIEIRAREFGTSNYGLNKVFKVIVDLLILRFTVVYARKPFRLFGVLGILSLLIGGGLTSGFLVAAVFFGLNISARFPMEFIFSLFLIMGGIFLLSFGVLAEIGTSTYFARRNRRPYVLRHLVHQAAGAPAAAPVPAPVPAPVPVPAAAQAIK; from the coding sequence ATGCCCACTACCCTCCCGATGGCCCCCGCCACCCCGCCGCCCTTCGACGCCGACGAGCTGATTTCCATCGTCGTGCCCCTCTACAACGAGGCGCAGAGCGTGGGCCTGCTGGCCAGCCAGATTGTGGAGGTGATGGAAGCCCACGGCTTCCGCTACGAACTGATATTGGTGAACGACGGCAGCGCCGACCAGACCTGGGGCCACATCAGCGCCCTGGCCGCCGCTAACCCCTGCATCATTGGCCTCGACATGGCCGGCAACTACGGCCAGACGCTGGGCCTGCGCGCCGGCTTCGAGCAGGCCCAGGGCAGCATTGTGGTGGCCATGGACGGCGACTTGCAGCACGACCCGGCCTACCTACCCGAGTTCGTGCGCCTCATCCGCGCGGGCTACGACATGGTGGGTGGCGCCAAGAGCAAGCGCCCCGAGGGCTTCTTCAAAACGCTGATTTCCAACGGGGCCCACAACATCATCAGCCGCCTGTCGGGGGTGAAGCTGGAGTACTTCGGGGCCACTTATAAGGCCTACCGCCGCTACCTGCTCACTAACGTGGAGATGCTCGGCGACGCCCACCGCTTCCTGGGGGCCCTGGTGGCGCGCAAGGGCGTGCGCTACATCGAGTTCCCCATTGAAATCCGGGCCCGCGAGTTCGGCACAAGCAACTACGGCCTCAACAAAGTCTTCAAAGTCATCGTCGATTTGCTGATTTTGCGCTTCACCGTGGTCTACGCCCGCAAGCCGTTCCGGCTGTTCGGCGTGCTCGGTATCCTGAGTTTGCTCATCGGCGGGGGCCTCACGTCGGGCTTTTTGGTAGCGGCCGTATTTTTTGGACTGAACATCTCGGCGCGTTTTCCGATGGAGTTCATTTTCAGCTTGTTCCTCATCATGGGCGGCATCTTTCTGCTGAGCTTCGGGGTGCTGGCTGAAATCGGAACCTCCACCTACTTCGCCCGCCGCAACCGCCGGCCCTACGTGCTGCGCCACTTGGTGCACCAGGCCGCCGGGGCCCCCGCCGCCGCCCCAGTGCCCGCCCCAGTGCCCGCCCCAGTGCCCGTGCCCGCCGCGGCCCAGGCAATTAAATAG
- a CDS encoding 1-aminocyclopropane-1-carboxylate deaminase/D-cysteine desulfhydrase, whose amino-acid sequence MSPFLQELPEPVAAARGVRLLLWRDDLVSPELPGNKARKLKYNLLEARRLGHGKLLTFGGAYSNHLAAVAAAGRLHGFATVGLVRGEAAGAPNPTLARCAADGMALHYLDRPTYRRRAEPAFLAEVQAQFGPAYLLPEGGTNALALKGMAELLAEIRQHMAFDALAVAVGTGGTLAGLLTGLRGPETAVGVAALKNGGFLKAEIDALTQAATGQVFTNYDLATAYHFGGYARYSADLLAFIRQFEARHGVLLDPIYTGKLLFGVLDLIGNGHFPPGSTVVAVHTGGLQAWAGWHARFGESVDQ is encoded by the coding sequence ATGAGCCCTTTCCTCCAGGAACTGCCTGAGCCCGTGGCCGCTGCCCGCGGCGTGCGCCTGCTGCTCTGGCGCGACGACCTGGTGAGCCCCGAGTTGCCCGGCAATAAGGCGCGCAAGCTCAAGTACAACTTGCTGGAAGCGCGGCGCTTGGGCCACGGCAAGTTGCTCACGTTTGGCGGGGCGTACTCCAACCACCTGGCGGCGGTGGCGGCGGCCGGGCGGCTGCACGGCTTCGCCACCGTGGGCCTGGTGCGGGGCGAGGCCGCCGGGGCCCCCAATCCCACCCTGGCCCGCTGCGCCGCCGACGGTATGGCCCTGCACTACCTCGACCGCCCCACCTACCGCCGCCGCGCCGAGCCTGCTTTTCTAGCCGAAGTGCAAGCCCAGTTTGGCCCCGCCTACCTGCTGCCCGAGGGCGGCACCAACGCACTGGCATTGAAAGGCATGGCCGAGCTACTCGCCGAAATCCGCCAGCACATGGCCTTCGACGCGCTGGCCGTGGCCGTGGGCACCGGCGGCACCCTGGCCGGCCTGCTCACCGGCCTGCGGGGCCCCGAAACGGCCGTGGGCGTGGCCGCCCTGAAAAACGGCGGCTTCCTAAAGGCCGAAATCGACGCGCTGACCCAGGCGGCCACCGGGCAGGTTTTCACCAACTACGACCTGGCCACGGCCTACCATTTCGGCGGCTACGCCAGATACTCGGCGGATTTGCTGGCCTTCATCCGGCAGTTTGAAGCCCGGCACGGCGTGCTGCTCGACCCCATCTACACCGGCAAGCTGCTATTCGGGGTGCTGGATTTGATTGGAAACGGCCATTTCCCGCCGGGCAGCACGGTGGTGGCGGTGCACACCGGCGGCTTGCAGGCCTGGGCTGGGTGGCACGCGCGCTTTGGTGAATCGGTGGATCAGTGA
- a CDS encoding DUF4230 domain-containing protein yields the protein MNLVRLIRRLVPLLFLVALGWFLWKKIGPAIDGLNPLVQEPRVTVTHNTVLTQVEALGKLELVRYRFKDVVEYKRANRITILPDAKVALIVAGEATGCLDLRKIRPQDVVLEGDSVVHVFLPAPELCNFQVRHDQSRVFSTENGFFQDADLVDQGYKYAEAQVRTAALQSGILAETQRNAQQILVPLLHTLTGRRVVLGQRLELPTLGRKG from the coding sequence ATGAACCTCGTCCGTCTGATTCGCCGCCTCGTACCCCTCCTCTTTTTAGTAGCCCTGGGCTGGTTTCTGTGGAAGAAAATCGGGCCCGCGATCGACGGCCTCAACCCGCTGGTGCAGGAGCCGCGCGTGACCGTGACGCATAATACCGTCCTTACCCAAGTGGAGGCACTGGGCAAGCTGGAACTGGTGCGCTACCGCTTCAAGGACGTGGTGGAGTACAAGCGCGCCAACCGCATCACCATCCTGCCCGACGCCAAGGTGGCCCTGATTGTGGCCGGCGAAGCCACCGGCTGCCTCGACCTGCGCAAAATCCGGCCCCAGGACGTGGTACTGGAGGGCGACTCGGTGGTGCACGTGTTTCTGCCCGCGCCCGAGCTGTGCAACTTCCAGGTGCGGCACGACCAGAGCCGGGTGTTCAGCACCGAAAATGGCTTTTTCCAGGATGCCGACCTCGTGGACCAAGGCTATAAGTACGCCGAGGCCCAGGTGCGCACCGCGGCGCTGCAATCGGGCATCCTGGCCGAAACCCAGCGCAACGCCCAGCAAATTCTGGTGCCCCTGCTGCACACCCTCACCGGGCGGCGCGTGGTGCTGGGGCAGCGCCTGGAGCTGCCCACACTGGGCCGCAAGGGCTAG
- a CDS encoding regulatory protein RecX: MFKTDKTPKTYTPGEALQKIAAFCAYQERTQKEVEQKLRSYGLDEDEAGEIIIRLSREKLLDEERFAQAFVRGHYRHKQWGRRRIVQELKQKGISEYCIKSGMKEIDGEEYYQNLLNVLAKKDRQEKEKNPRVRRQKISVYLTGKGYEQDLIKMALDEYAAAEAADDE, encoded by the coding sequence ATGTTCAAAACCGACAAAACGCCCAAAACCTACACGCCCGGCGAGGCCCTGCAAAAAATCGCCGCCTTCTGCGCCTACCAGGAGCGCACCCAGAAAGAAGTGGAACAAAAGCTGCGCTCCTATGGCCTTGACGAGGACGAGGCCGGCGAAATCATCATCCGCCTGAGCCGCGAAAAACTACTGGACGAGGAGCGGTTTGCCCAGGCTTTCGTGCGCGGCCACTACCGCCACAAGCAGTGGGGCCGCCGCCGCATCGTGCAGGAGCTCAAGCAGAAAGGCATCAGCGAGTACTGCATTAAATCGGGCATGAAGGAAATCGACGGCGAGGAATACTACCAAAACCTGCTGAACGTGCTGGCCAAAAAAGACCGCCAGGAAAAGGAGAAGAACCCGCGCGTGCGCCGCCAGAAAATCAGCGTCTACCTCACCGGCAAGGGCTACGAGCAGGACCTGATAAAAATGGCCCTCGATGAGTACGCCGCCGCCGAAGCCGCCGACGACGAGTAG
- a CDS encoding TetR/AcrR family transcriptional regulator, with translation MEIKDRILQHAGALFLRNGIKSVSMDDIAAELAMSKKTLYKTFDNKDEIVLGVITQHLGKSQSDCTRMASYAADAVREMLDISHWAEQQFSGIHPSIFYDLRKYHAAAWALFSAHKNTFILDQIIRNLRRGITEGLFRADLDVEVLARLNLAQIELAFDPGLYPPTQFAPVRVNKVFDEHFLLGVATLKGHRLFNKYQHITEDE, from the coding sequence ATGGAAATCAAAGACCGCATCTTACAACACGCCGGGGCCCTGTTCCTGCGCAACGGCATCAAAAGCGTGAGCATGGACGACATCGCCGCGGAGTTGGCCATGTCGAAAAAAACGCTTTATAAAACCTTCGACAACAAGGACGAAATTGTGCTCGGCGTCATCACCCAGCACCTGGGCAAGTCGCAGAGCGATTGCACGCGCATGGCCAGCTACGCGGCCGACGCGGTGAGGGAAATGCTCGACATCTCGCACTGGGCCGAGCAGCAGTTCAGCGGCATCCACCCGAGCATTTTCTACGACCTGCGCAAGTACCACGCGGCCGCCTGGGCCCTGTTTTCAGCCCACAAGAACACGTTCATCCTCGACCAGATAATCCGCAACCTGCGCCGGGGCATTACCGAAGGCCTGTTTCGGGCCGACCTTGACGTGGAGGTGCTGGCCCGCCTCAACCTGGCCCAGATAGAGCTGGCCTTCGACCCCGGCCTCTACCCTCCCACCCAGTTTGCACCCGTCCGGGTGAATAAGGTATTCGACGAGCATTTTTTGCTGGGCGTGGCTACACTTAAAGGCCACCGGCTATTTAATAAGTACCAACACATTACGGAGGATGAATAA
- a CDS encoding TolC family protein yields MNKTLQRPRRWLGAALLGLAPLALPAQTPQGAPPVLGTGGTMALSLPQAIRYAVQTKSSLLATRLAEQTAVARVGEIKAQGLPQVNVAANLADNFKLQKSLVDFSAFGGPPLNGTTLTQRDIAAAQSGQAVTLSPAYGVAPATGPTPLAFGLQYAGNTAASFSQQLFDGSYLIGLKAAKVYQELSKKQTQQAEIDVVEQVSKAYYSTLVARSRLALLARNVQRLDTVLYQTNQTFKAGFAEKLDVDRLRVQRNNLVVEQQKAQRLTELSIALLKFQMGLPQAQPVVLTDSLNAAIVDAGALRQRLGAANFGTGSGPGGLGALPAPPAGAAPGAPAPAPGLNNGQPVQTDAAFNYNNRIEFSTLQTQQALAGLDLRNRTAGAYPRLSLTAAYGFTGSAKSVTDLFAFRGPSSRATNGFPNQNWFGFGNVGLALTVPVFDGFRRHYQVQQARIAQQTIERGFETLRQSIDLQDAQSRTTLINALDVLDNQQDNLTLAADVARVTRIKFNAGVGSNIEVFTAETSLREAQTNYYAAIYDVLVAKVDRDKATGELYQQAK; encoded by the coding sequence ATGAACAAGACGTTGCAACGCCCCCGGCGCTGGCTGGGGGCCGCCTTGCTGGGCCTGGCCCCGCTGGCGCTGCCGGCCCAAACGCCCCAGGGGGCCCCGCCCGTGCTGGGCACCGGCGGCACCATGGCGCTGAGCCTGCCGCAGGCCATTCGCTACGCCGTGCAAACCAAGTCGAGCCTGCTGGCCACGCGCCTGGCCGAGCAAACGGCCGTAGCCCGGGTGGGCGAAATTAAGGCCCAGGGCTTGCCCCAGGTGAACGTGGCGGCCAACCTGGCCGACAACTTCAAGCTGCAAAAGAGCCTCGTAGACTTCAGTGCTTTTGGCGGCCCCCCGCTGAACGGCACCACCCTCACGCAGCGCGACATTGCGGCCGCCCAATCGGGCCAGGCCGTGACGCTGAGCCCGGCCTACGGCGTGGCCCCGGCCACTGGGCCCACGCCGCTGGCCTTCGGCTTGCAGTACGCCGGCAACACGGCGGCTTCGTTTTCGCAGCAGCTTTTCGACGGCTCGTACCTCATCGGGCTGAAGGCGGCCAAGGTGTACCAGGAGCTCTCGAAAAAGCAAACCCAGCAGGCCGAAATCGACGTGGTGGAGCAGGTGAGCAAGGCCTACTACAGTACGCTGGTGGCCCGCTCGCGCCTCGCGCTGCTGGCCCGCAACGTACAGCGCCTCGACACGGTACTCTACCAGACCAACCAGACGTTTAAGGCCGGCTTTGCCGAAAAGCTCGACGTAGACCGCCTGCGCGTGCAGCGCAACAACCTGGTGGTGGAGCAGCAGAAAGCCCAGCGTCTTACCGAGTTGAGCATTGCCTTGCTTAAGTTTCAGATGGGCCTGCCCCAGGCCCAGCCCGTGGTGCTGACCGACTCGCTGAACGCGGCCATAGTGGACGCCGGGGCCCTGCGCCAGCGCCTGGGCGCGGCCAACTTCGGCACCGGCAGCGGGCCCGGCGGCCTGGGGGCCCTGCCCGCCCCGCCGGCCGGCGCCGCCCCGGGGGCCCCAGCGCCGGCCCCGGGCCTCAACAATGGCCAGCCGGTGCAGACCGACGCCGCCTTCAACTACAACAACCGCATCGAGTTCTCGACGCTGCAAACCCAGCAGGCCCTGGCCGGCCTCGACCTGCGCAACCGCACCGCCGGGGCCTACCCGCGCCTGAGCCTGACGGCGGCCTACGGCTTCACCGGCTCGGCCAAATCGGTGACGGACTTATTTGCCTTCCGGGGCCCTAGCTCGCGGGCCACCAACGGCTTTCCTAACCAGAACTGGTTCGGCTTCGGCAACGTGGGGCTGGCGCTGACCGTGCCGGTATTCGACGGCTTCCGCCGCCACTACCAAGTGCAGCAGGCGCGCATCGCGCAGCAAACCATTGAGCGCGGCTTCGAAACTTTGCGCCAAAGCATTGACTTACAAGATGCGCAGAGCCGCACCACGCTCATCAATGCCCTCGACGTGCTCGACAACCAGCAAGACAACTTAACCCTGGCCGCCGACGTGGCCCGCGTAACGCGCATCAAATTCAACGCCGGCGTGGGCTCGAACATCGAAGTCTTCACGGCCGAAACCTCGCTGCGCGAGGCCCAGACCAACTACTACGCCGCCATCTACGACGTGCTGGTGGCCAAGGTGGACCGCGATAAGGCCACCGGCGAGCTGTACCAGCAAGCCAAGTAA
- a CDS encoding efflux RND transporter periplasmic adaptor subunit, whose translation MKRTLIKASSYQLLAISLLLASCGGSKDPNAELTKLKAEQAATQAKIADLEAKTGAGAKAAANAATPVSVLKVAPENFAGYLEVQGRVDFDQNATVGARAAGTLTSVRVRRGDHVRKGQVLATVDASILDANIAELRTRLDLAKVIYQKQAGLWKQQIGTEVQYLQAKNNYQALQRNLASLNQQKALYNVVAPYAGVVDNVLPKLGETVAPGAPVVQLNSGKGGKVLADVSEAYAGSIKAGDKALVTMPDLGSEEITSTVRTVSRSISATSRTFTVELRLPADKTNRLRPNMVATVRIQNYGQANATVLPVDLVQHDEDNAYVLVVSRTGGKPVAQKRIIKTGQTYNGKQEVTSGLKAGDEVISAGYQNLNEGQPLKIS comes from the coding sequence ATGAAACGTACTCTTATTAAAGCCAGCAGCTATCAGCTATTAGCCATCAGCTTGCTATTGGCTTCCTGCGGCGGCAGCAAAGACCCCAACGCCGAGCTAACCAAGCTAAAGGCCGAGCAGGCCGCCACCCAAGCCAAAATCGCCGACCTCGAAGCCAAGACCGGCGCCGGGGCCAAGGCCGCGGCCAACGCCGCTACGCCGGTGTCGGTGTTGAAAGTGGCCCCCGAGAACTTTGCCGGCTACCTTGAAGTACAGGGCCGTGTCGACTTCGACCAGAACGCCACCGTGGGGGCCCGGGCCGCTGGCACGCTCACCAGCGTGCGCGTGCGGCGCGGCGACCACGTGCGCAAGGGACAGGTGCTGGCCACCGTGGACGCCAGCATTTTGGACGCCAACATTGCCGAGCTGCGCACCCGCCTGGACCTAGCCAAAGTCATCTATCAGAAGCAGGCTGGCCTGTGGAAGCAGCAGATTGGTACCGAAGTCCAGTACCTGCAAGCCAAGAACAATTACCAGGCTTTGCAGCGCAACCTGGCCTCGCTGAACCAGCAGAAGGCCCTCTACAACGTGGTGGCGCCCTACGCCGGCGTGGTGGACAACGTGCTGCCCAAGCTGGGCGAAACCGTGGCCCCCGGGGCCCCCGTGGTACAGCTGAATAGCGGCAAGGGCGGCAAGGTGCTGGCCGACGTGAGCGAGGCCTACGCCGGCAGCATCAAGGCCGGCGACAAGGCCCTGGTGACCATGCCCGACCTGGGCAGCGAGGAAATTACGAGTACCGTGCGCACCGTGAGCCGCAGTATTTCGGCCACCAGCCGCACCTTTACCGTGGAGCTGCGCCTGCCCGCTGACAAGACCAACCGCCTGCGCCCCAATATGGTGGCCACGGTGCGCATCCAAAACTACGGCCAGGCCAACGCCACTGTGCTGCCCGTGGACCTGGTGCAGCACGACGAGGACAACGCCTACGTGCTGGTGGTGAGCCGCACCGGCGGCAAGCCCGTGGCTCAGAAGCGCATCATCAAAACCGGCCAGACCTACAACGGCAAGCAGGAGGTGACCAGCGGCCTGAAGGCCGGTGACGAGGTCATCTCGGCCGGCTACCAGAATCTGAACGAAGGCCAGCCGCTGAAAATCAGCTAA
- a CDS encoding efflux RND transporter permease subunit, giving the protein MQDIEKEFGPTSWSINNKTSIYVITLLLTIAGLFAYVKLGKEKFPDIVIPRIIVATVYPGTSPTDIENLVTRQLEKEIKSVNGVKKISSTSNQDYCIVDVEFNSNVNVQAAKQLIKDAVDKASTELPNDLPSAPLVKEVNISEQPIMYVNLSGNLPAAQLKKLADDFQDKIEALPEITRVDIVGALEQQVNVDVDLYKLQASQLSFADIEGAIARENITISGGSIDVGAQKRAVRVAGQYVNAADIANIQIKNLRGAPVRLGDIATVADGFKDRESYARLDGQPAVTLNVVKRQGENLLDASDKIHQIVKDEQASLGKNVKITITGDSSNDTRNTLNDLINTIIIGFLLVTLILMFFMGTTNALFVGLSVPLSMFLAFIMLPVLGFSLNMIVLFAFLLALGIVVDDAIVVIENTHRLLHEHPNLSTAQAAKYAAGEVFVPVLAGTLTTVAPFVPLMFWPGIVGSFMFYLPVTLILTLGASLIVAFIMNPVFAVSFMQREEHLDRAEKPKLTRGFLIGMGVLLLAALGGYVSGSRFFGNLMLAVIALCLLNKYVFVYMIAGFQRSVLPRFQNGYARLVELAVGGTVWRQGAILAGLLVLGVISVVAVGARKPKVDFFPKGDPKFIYTYLQMPVGTRVEVTDSVTRELEKRVYKVIGRHNPDVESVITNVAIGAGDPSEATAAGTSQSNLGKVGVAFKELSERKGQATHIYMDDIREAVKGIPGADISVDQEASGPPQGKAVAIEVSGDDYPKLAALSKKVERYVDSLKIGGIEDLRSDLQDRNPEIGVSINRTRANREGISTAQIGSEVRTAIYGYEASKFKTPDDEYPIQVRYAKPYRDDVNAIVNAPLTFRDATGAVRQVPISAVADVTYGTTYGGIKRKDTHRLITISSNVLNGFTGPDVVANVQRALKSFPTPPGYTVRMGGAQEDQKETSDFLGIAAVGAIALIFLVLVTQFNSVSKPLIILSEIIFSIIGVMLGLAISGMNISIVMTGVGVIALAGIVVKNGILLVEFTDILRAQGMGLHDALVLAGRTRLNPVVLTATAATLGLIPLAIGLNIDFYELFNSGHPHFYLGGESVVFWGPLAWTIIFGLTFATLITLLVVPVMYLLNEKFLALFSGRDKNSPPPAPEVDQEEVDAATPAVLA; this is encoded by the coding sequence ATGCAAGATATTGAAAAGGAGTTTGGCCCGACGAGTTGGTCCATTAATAACAAGACCAGCATCTACGTCATCACGCTGCTGCTGACCATTGCCGGCCTGTTTGCCTACGTGAAGCTGGGCAAGGAGAAGTTCCCGGACATCGTGATTCCGCGCATCATTGTGGCCACGGTGTACCCCGGTACTTCACCCACGGACATTGAAAACCTGGTGACGCGCCAGCTCGAAAAGGAGATTAAGAGCGTGAACGGGGTGAAGAAAATCAGCTCTACCTCGAACCAGGACTACTGCATTGTGGACGTGGAGTTTAACTCGAACGTGAACGTACAGGCCGCCAAGCAGCTCATCAAAGATGCCGTGGACAAGGCCAGCACCGAGCTGCCCAACGACCTGCCCTCGGCGCCGCTGGTGAAGGAGGTGAACATCTCGGAGCAGCCGATTATGTACGTCAACCTGAGCGGCAACCTGCCCGCTGCGCAACTCAAAAAGCTCGCCGACGACTTCCAGGACAAGATTGAGGCGCTGCCCGAAATCACCCGCGTCGACATTGTGGGGGCCCTGGAGCAGCAGGTGAACGTGGACGTGGACCTATATAAATTGCAGGCCTCGCAGCTGAGCTTTGCCGACATTGAGGGCGCCATTGCCCGCGAGAACATTACCATATCGGGCGGTAGCATCGACGTGGGGGCCCAGAAGCGGGCCGTGCGCGTGGCCGGCCAGTACGTGAACGCCGCCGACATTGCCAACATCCAAATCAAGAACCTGCGCGGGGCCCCGGTGCGCCTCGGCGACATTGCCACGGTAGCCGACGGCTTCAAGGACCGCGAGAGCTACGCCCGCCTCGATGGGCAGCCCGCCGTGACGCTGAACGTGGTGAAGCGCCAGGGCGAAAACCTGCTCGACGCCTCCGACAAGATTCACCAGATTGTGAAAGACGAGCAAGCCAGCCTGGGCAAGAACGTGAAAATCACCATCACCGGCGACTCCTCGAACGACACGCGCAACACGCTTAACGACCTGATTAACACCATTATCATCGGCTTTTTACTGGTGACGCTGATTCTGATGTTCTTCATGGGCACCACCAACGCCCTGTTCGTGGGCTTGTCGGTGCCGCTGTCGATGTTTCTGGCGTTCATCATGCTGCCAGTCCTGGGTTTTTCGCTGAATATGATTGTGCTCTTCGCCTTCCTGCTGGCGCTGGGCATTGTGGTGGACGACGCCATTGTGGTCATCGAAAACACCCACCGCCTGCTGCACGAGCACCCCAACCTGAGCACGGCCCAGGCGGCGAAGTACGCGGCTGGCGAAGTATTTGTGCCGGTATTGGCCGGCACGCTCACCACGGTGGCGCCGTTCGTGCCGCTCATGTTCTGGCCTGGCATTGTGGGCTCGTTCATGTTCTATTTGCCCGTCACGCTCATCCTCACGCTGGGGGCCTCGCTCATCGTAGCCTTTATCATGAACCCGGTGTTCGCCGTGAGCTTCATGCAGCGCGAGGAGCACCTCGACCGCGCAGAGAAACCCAAGCTGACGCGCGGCTTCCTCATCGGCATGGGCGTGCTGCTGCTGGCGGCGCTGGGTGGCTACGTGTCTGGCTCCAGGTTCTTCGGCAACCTGATGCTGGCCGTCATCGCGCTGTGCCTCCTCAATAAGTACGTGTTTGTGTACATGATTGCCGGCTTCCAGCGCAGCGTGCTGCCCCGCTTCCAGAACGGCTACGCCCGCCTCGTGGAGCTGGCCGTGGGCGGCACGGTGTGGCGCCAAGGGGCCATTCTGGCCGGCCTGCTGGTGCTGGGCGTTATCAGCGTGGTGGCCGTGGGGGCCCGCAAGCCCAAGGTAGACTTCTTCCCCAAGGGCGACCCCAAGTTCATCTATACCTACCTGCAAATGCCGGTGGGCACCCGCGTGGAGGTAACCGACTCGGTGACCCGCGAGTTGGAGAAGCGCGTGTACAAGGTCATCGGCCGCCACAATCCCGACGTAGAATCGGTGATTACCAACGTGGCCATCGGCGCCGGCGACCCCTCCGAAGCCACGGCCGCCGGCACCTCGCAGTCGAACCTGGGCAAGGTGGGCGTGGCCTTTAAAGAGCTGAGCGAGCGCAAGGGCCAGGCCACCCACATCTACATGGACGACATCCGCGAAGCCGTGAAGGGCATTCCCGGGGCCGACATATCGGTAGACCAGGAGGCCAGCGGGCCGCCCCAGGGCAAGGCTGTGGCCATTGAGGTGAGCGGCGACGACTATCCCAAGCTGGCCGCGCTCAGCAAAAAAGTGGAACGCTATGTGGACTCGCTAAAAATCGGCGGCATTGAAGATTTGCGCTCTGACCTGCAGGACCGCAACCCCGAAATCGGGGTGTCCATCAACCGGACCCGCGCTAATCGCGAGGGCATCAGCACGGCCCAGATTGGCTCGGAGGTGCGCACGGCCATCTACGGCTACGAGGCCAGCAAATTCAAAACCCCCGACGACGAATACCCCATCCAAGTGCGCTACGCCAAGCCCTACCGCGACGACGTGAACGCCATCGTGAACGCTCCGCTCACCTTCCGCGACGCCACCGGCGCGGTGCGCCAGGTACCCATCTCGGCCGTGGCCGACGTCACCTACGGCACCACCTACGGCGGCATCAAGCGCAAAGACACACACCGCCTCATCACCATCAGCTCCAACGTGCTCAACGGCTTCACGGGCCCCGACGTGGTGGCCAACGTGCAGCGGGCTCTCAAGAGCTTCCCCACGCCACCGGGCTATACCGTGCGCATGGGCGGCGCCCAGGAGGACCAGAAGGAAACCAGCGACTTCCTCGGCATTGCCGCTGTGGGAGCCATCGCCCTCATCTTCCTGGTGCTCGTCACGCAGTTCAACTCGGTTAGCAAGCCGCTCATCATCCTCTCCGAAATCATTTTTTCCATCATCGGCGTGATGCTGGGCCTGGCCATTTCGGGCATGAATATCAGCATCGTGATGACGGGCGTGGGCGTCATCGCCCTGGCCGGCATCGTGGTGAAGAACGGTATTTTGCTGGTCGAATTCACCGACATACTGCGGGCCCAGGGCATGGGCCTGCACGACGCCCTGGTGCTGGCCGGCCGCACCCGCCTCAACCCCGTAGTGCTCACGGCCACGGCTGCCACGCTGGGACTTATCCCGCTGGCCATCGGCCTGAACATCGACTTCTACGAGCTCTTCAACTCGGGCCACCCCCACTTTTATTTGGGCGGCGAGTCGGTAGTGTTCTGGGGGCCCCTGGCCTGGACGATCATCTTCGGCCTCACGTTTGCCACCCTCATCACCCTGCTGGTGGTGCCAGTGATGTATTTGCTCAATGAAAAGTTCCTGGCCCTCTTCTCGGGGCGCGACAAGAACAGCCCGCCGCCCGCCCCCGAAGTCGACCAAGAAGAGGTAGATGCCGCCACGCCGGCAGTACTGGCCTAA
- a CDS encoding acyl carrier protein, which produces MYLSTAAAHPAASIEQQVFRIISKRKAIRASRVRKTASLARDLRFDTVDVVDIILELERSFHIVIPDEVPLYTVGDFVRFVREHAAA; this is translated from the coding sequence ATGTACTTGTCCACCGCCGCCGCCCATCCCGCTGCTTCCATTGAGCAGCAAGTCTTCCGCATCATCAGTAAGCGCAAGGCCATCCGGGCGTCGCGCGTGCGCAAAACTGCCAGCCTGGCCCGCGACCTGCGCTTCGATACGGTGGACGTGGTGGACATCATCCTCGAGCTGGAACGCAGCTTCCACATCGTCATCCCCGACGAAGTGCCCCTTTACACAGTGGGCGACTTTGTGCGCTTCGTGCGTGAGCACGCCGCCGCTTAG